The proteins below are encoded in one region of Candidatus Binataceae bacterium:
- a CDS encoding TetR/AcrR family transcriptional regulator, which yields MTEAARTQAQDSRDEILKAAMQLFASRGFHETSMSEIAREARVSKALIFWHFKTKEELFMAVLSRLLEPYYIDFADESAQLDEREQIKRLIEDYVLFVRDNAGSVSFFLRRLMAEEVPEAFTEQIRGLYQVYQGLLTDRIRCGQEKGLLRRTYPPEAMANFLVSALNGLLVNLLFGTGSSFDLDGAVRMLCELLLEPPASPNAIV from the coding sequence ATGACCGAGGCAGCACGCACGCAAGCTCAGGATTCGCGTGACGAGATCCTGAAGGCGGCCATGCAATTGTTTGCAAGCCGGGGTTTTCACGAGACTTCGATGTCGGAAATTGCGCGCGAGGCGCGAGTCAGCAAGGCGCTGATCTTCTGGCATTTCAAGACCAAGGAAGAGTTGTTCATGGCGGTGCTGAGCCGCCTGCTGGAACCATACTACATTGATTTCGCCGACGAATCGGCGCAGCTTGACGAACGCGAGCAAATAAAGCGCCTTATCGAAGATTATGTTCTGTTTGTGCGCGATAACGCCGGTTCGGTAAGCTTCTTTCTGCGCCGCCTGATGGCGGAAGAGGTTCCTGAGGCCTTCACGGAGCAGATTCGCGGGCTGTATCAGGTTTATCAGGGGCTGCTTACCGACCGGATCCGTTGCGGACAGGAAAAGGGCTTGTTGCGTCGCACTTACCCGCCTGAGGCGATGGCAAATTTTTTGGTCTCGGCGCTTAACGGCTTGCTGGTTAATCTGCTCTTCGGAACCGGGAGCAGTTTCGATTTGGATGGTGCGGTGAGGATGTTATGCGAATTGTTGTTGGAACCGCCGGCGAGCCCGAACGCGATCGTTTAA